The proteins below are encoded in one region of Rhodoflexus caldus:
- a CDS encoding thioredoxin family protein: MKTIKILGTGCPKCKQTEANVREAVSQLGIEANIIKVEDIQEIMAYNVLSTPVLVIDEQIKIKGKVAQVNEIVELLK; this comes from the coding sequence ATGAAAACCATCAAAATCTTGGGAACGGGTTGCCCCAAATGCAAGCAAACCGAAGCCAATGTGAGAGAAGCCGTTTCACAATTAGGCATTGAAGCGAATATCATCAAGGTAGAGGATATTCAGGAAATTATGGCTTACAACGTGCTTTCTACACCTGTTTTGGTGATTGATGAACAAATCAAAATCAAAGGAAAAGTAGCACAAGTGAATGAAATTGTTGAACTTTTAAAATAA
- a CDS encoding protein-tyrosine phosphatase family protein yields the protein MIILKNITDYINRVEKLNEIDINELNLFIQQVDDLIKENKENGKIYGSFRGQLLRIKKSLQDKNSLIIKKQERYSSPNKQSQWVAISKGFLKIGHKPGGKKLSFKQLFHEGTTTIFTILSEREGALQIQKNCEELGIKWLWLPLPNGDIPNEILIPEIIYKFKIVKALLENQEKIYLHCSAGLHRTGMITNGLLRFLGYDETESYQIINQLRPITAKEVGKIRLDFGKQFYDLTIN from the coding sequence ATGATTATCTTAAAAAATATTACAGATTACATAAACAGAGTTGAAAAACTGAATGAAATTGATATAAATGAATTAAACTTATTCATTCAACAGGTAGATGATTTGATAAAGGAAAACAAAGAAAATGGAAAAATATATGGTTCTTTTAGAGGACAACTCTTAAGAATTAAAAAGTCATTACAAGATAAAAATAGCCTCATCATAAAAAAACAGGAACGATATAGTAGCCCTAACAAGCAAAGTCAATGGGTGGCGATTAGTAAAGGATTTTTAAAAATAGGGCACAAACCGGGAGGGAAAAAACTAAGTTTTAAGCAGTTATTTCATGAAGGAACAACAACAATTTTCACAATTCTAAGTGAAAGAGAAGGTGCTTTACAAATACAAAAAAATTGTGAAGAATTAGGTATTAAATGGCTATGGTTGCCTTTACCAAATGGTGATATTCCCAATGAAATACTGATACCTGAAATAATTTATAAATTTAAAATCGTGAAGGCATTATTAGAAAATCAGGAAAAAATATACCTTCACTGTTCGGCAGGGCTACACAGGACAGGAATGATAACGAATGGTTTGTTAAGATTCTTAGGATATGATGAAACCGAATCTTACCAAATTATCAATCAACTAAGACCAATTACCGCCAAGGAAGTAGGAAAAATACGTTTAGATTTTGGTAAACAATTTTATGATTTAACCATTAACTGA